The DNA window tcactccagtgcctcaccatgcTCACAGTAACATCTCCTAACATCTGATCCAAACCTGCCTCTTTCAGTTTAATGCCATTACTCTGTGTCCTATCACTCTGTGTCCTTGTAAACAGCCCCTCTCCCGCACTCTTGTACCCTTTGgctgcaaagctgctgtgaggaacccccagagccttctctcctccagcctgAATAAccgcagctccctcagcctgtccccatagcagagatgctccagtgcTCTGATCATCTTCGGGGCCCTACGCTGGAACTGCTTCAAAAGGTCCACTTGCTTCTTGTGTTGGTAggctcagagctggatgcagcactccaggtgaggTCTCATGGGAGCAGAGGGGGATAATcccctccctcaacctgctggtcACCATTCCCTGGTACTCACTGGCTGCACTGAGACAGGTGGCCAACTGCTTTGCAAGACAAATGTTCCTTCTTGCCAAAATCTGTGCTGTGATACTATGCATAATTAAGGGAAATGCATTTTATTGGCCTGTGGAAGCTGAGAAGCATGTAACAACATGCTCTGTGTTTATTTATATTGAAGTTCAGATTTGGGTCATCCACCTAGGTGACCACTTTCAACTCCCAGGTACCTGCTTTGCACAGACCAGTGTTGGACCAGGTAGGTCCTGACACACAGAGAAGAGTCAAAGTTTTACCTTCACTACTGAGCTGGCACCACCCAAGATTTCATGCCATAACCATGCTGCAATCTGCAGCTATCAGCACACTTCTCTTACTGTTGATTTATTTAGATACCAGCTGATGGTTTAATAGTATTTAATTAAGCTCAGTACagttaaacttttcttttttttttttttttttttggctaagcTTTGACAGCCACTCCTGTCAATGCAAATTGAGTTTTGTATTGTGGACAGGGGAATCAGGGAAACAAGATGAAAATTATTCCTCTTGCACCACCCCCTGGTACTTGGCAACAGGGAACTTCCTAATGGTGCTGCCCAATCTGAACTGTCTGTActagaataatatttttcacatgACACACACtcagtatattttttaaacatctctAATGAAGCACAgctatatgtatgtatgtgcaTATTCACACGTGCTCTAATACACACagatgtgtgtgcatgtttaTGTATAAACATACACACATATTTAGCTGTTAACACCACGGAACAGAAGTGTCTCTCTGAAAGTGATTATTTAATCCCAGACAAAGAGCTTCCTGCAAGAAGATCAGACATATTAGCCTTCAatacttttgaacttttcccGCTGGAACAAGCTTAAATATCTTCTACATATTGGGTTAAATAAGGAATCTGTGGTCACTGTTTTGAACAATAAGAAATGGTTGCAAGAATCTGTGTGTGTTCCTGGTGGATCTGTAAGCTCTTTGAAAACagttttcacatattttcagcAAAGTTGGACTGCCTTGTTCCAGAGTCTAACACTACCCTGGGGGGATAAGATGTACAGCGTTTGCATCGAGTTCTGCACAGATCCAAGGGAAAACAGACTTGCTCATCCTGGCTGCATTTTTTAAGTGAGAGgttgagctgctgctctgtgctgtgcatggGTCAACAGAACCACTCAGATTTGCAGAGACAGAAGAATACTGTATGGCTTTTAGGGTTAGGATAAGATGTTTTCCGGAGCTAGTTCAGTATATGCCACAATTCTTCAGTACCTGGTTTTCCATGAAGGTAGGATGATCATGCTGGTGCAACAAAACATGCAGCCCAAAGTTCTTAAAGTGCTGTATTTGCTAAGTTACTTTGTGATACAGTGACATAATACTTCCAGAGATCTTAATctgtggaattttttaaaaccatCTGGTTTGAACCACAAGCTGGTATGAAGCTGGCACCAAAAGAACTAACCAGCAAGCTTCCCTGCAGTTGTAAGCACCTATAAGATAATCTGTAAACTTTTAAATTGAGATTTGACAGAAGGCTTGAGCGTACGCCAATTTGAAGTATATAAAAATTCCCTCTGGCTTACATCTGTGAAGACGAGGGAGGATAAGAACAGTGTCAGCTTAGGAATACACTTGAGGAAAAATCACTCTCTGGAAATGCATGTTTACTAAATATTGTGAACTCATCATGAATACTTCAACTCAACAAATATTTGCTGAATCCTCTAATACAGAGGCCAAAGAAAGCTTTGGCAAATGTAAATCTGAATTGACTTAGATATAGAATCAGGTGATTTGAGAACTGATGGCAAAGCTATAAAACACTATAAAACCCATCAAATGTCAATGGGCAAGTGATAATTTTTGCCAGTTGACCTCTTCACCAGCTTTTCACACATGGGAATTGTTTTAaccttttacattttcatttgttcctatgtacatttatatattttgggACCTGTGGAGTAGTCTGTTTTGAGAAACTAAGCATGTAGATATCACATGTGGAAGCTCCATGTGATCCTGGATGTTGAGGGTTCCTGTGCTTTGACAGGTTCTGGCTCCTGCCAGAAGTGAGGGTGTTCTGCCCAGTTAGTGAGAACTGATTAAAAGCAGAAACTGTGGTGGGCTCTTACATATAAACAGTGGAGAGTATCACCAAATCCTCCCAAGGCACTCACAGCACTAATCCTTCCTTCCCACTAGTGGCATTTCCACCACCACCACTCCTGCACCCAGCGCAGTTCCGCTCACTATCAACACCTTCTCACGCATTTACAAGGAGTGGGTAGGTGGGGTGGAGTAACAAGGTTCTTCCCCACAGTTTAGACCAGGAAGTAGCTGGCAATTTTGCACAGAGGAGTAACTCTATAGTTTATTTAAGTGGAACACATTGGAGCTGagataaataaatttttctatattttcagttttataacAGATAACACAAAATGtagtaaacatttaaaaatgcaaaaacagtGCAAAATTACTTCTGTGATAATACAAGACAAATGCTGGCaaccagcagcattttaaaagcaacaatAGGAAACAGATCAGGAAAAGCACTAATTTATATAGCATGGCAGAAATGCAACTAATCTACAGGCTTTTCCATGTAAGACAGGAAAAAGATCAGTTACATACAGTTAAACCTATGAAAGGTGACTAAACCAGAGCATTTGAAAAGTAGCCTTGCATACCAGCTTCTAGACAAAAGGTAaatataatttgatttcttGCTGAGCATATTGCACTAACTTCTTTTCTTATTTGTCttggcttgatttttttttttttgtattatgtATGAGAAAATTACATGTTGCCGAAGAGCTCACTTCCTTGTAAACACTGGCACCATGAAATTAGAGCTGTGTTGACAGTCACcgttcaagaaaaaaaacaaaataaaacaaaaattgtcATAGTAGTAGGATAAAATCCAACTTggaaaaatgaagtgaaaagaaatacagctaTTGCAACataaacctaaaaaaaaaagtttaatgaaGGGCATAAAGTCCCATTGTATCAAGccctttagaaaaaaaatttgcacaTGTATGTCTAAAACAAGTGTTAAACTATAGTTCTGTAACATCTGAGTTTAGGAGCTAGTGTGACATTGGATTGTTATTTTCTATAAGAGTATGGAACATAACATAATAGTATGCACTTCAAAGCAGTGATTATGAGGCAACAATcttatatacatgtatatatttgtTTCTGCATGTTGAAGTAGGTCACTGAAGTCACACTTACAGcaataaaattacttaaaaggCACCTACAGGTTCTCTATGAGCTCCTGAAGAATGGGGTTGTcaattaaactttaaaaaatcttttacaGAGCAGTTTCATATCTGAAAAGTCatcaaaaaatacaacaaaaattgATGCAGCTTGAGTCAAATCCAGCCTTTAAATTATTCCCGTAGGAataaagttgtttatttttcaaatcatTTGACTTGACAAGGGAAACTTATTTGGGAACTGATGAATGAAACTGGCCCATATACTGTaacaaagaattaaatattttatctttaaaaacacGACtagaaacaacaaaataatttggaagaATGATTAACTGTGTAAGCAAGCAGCAGGACATACATAATGTGATTAAAAAACTAAACAATTTAgttaaattttcaaaagcattagAGGCTTATTAACCTGAACTGTCTGAAGAAGTTGATGGTATTTGACTGTATTTAaccttcaattttttttccagaaacagCTACCAATgacaaacaacaaaatacatGAAGTTCAGAGATTCTCAAGTGTGTTACTGCCCTCTTGGGAACCTGAAAGGAGGAAAGCATAGAAAAAATTTACAtcatagaagaaaacaaaagccgAGAACTCTATGGCtaatatgaaggaaaaaatattgctgtattCCCACATCTgtatttgcattctttttaCAAAGTTTATGTTCAGGGCATTAAAATTAAACGTCTGCATTTTTATATAGAGCAAGAAAGAATTCTCTTCATCATAAATATGTGGTATTATGCACATATATGTACAGATATATGCATAAAGGATATTTATCCTTTCTCTTAGATCTTGGCTTTTTAGATTTAAACCCCTCAAAATATCACAGTCAGTTGTGGTGTTGGAAGAAAGAACTTCTGTTGCAGAAGTCTATTCACACCTTTTTAACCTTTGGCTGAGGTCAGGCAGCTAAACTACATTCTTAACTCTACGAGAAAGTAAGAGATGGAATCTTAAGATATCATTCTTTAGCATTTATAAATGGTCAACCATGCAATAAATTAAGTATTAACCTGAATCAACCCcatagaaatggaaaatggaccggataacagaaaaaaaaaatcacaatagCAACTTTTTTTGGGTACTGAGGTACCCACAACCTACTGATGTACACAGTCCAAAGGTTATTTCTGCTACTAGATCTGATTAGGATATTTTCCCCCACcataaaataaattgctttttcattGCAAGATTGAACATTTTCAGAatcctttttttaatgaagacaaatattttcactaCATAGGAAAGATACTATTTTAGCCTACTATTTCACATGAAGAAAGCATTTGAAAGATAGCTTTGTTGAAATTTCTGCAGAATAGCCTTCGAATTATAAGATAAATTCCTAAATGTAGGCTTGAAGGATGCACCTTTTGGAAGAAACAGTCCAATAGATCTCAGCCCAAGACTGCTGAGAATTTTTTATATAATTCCAATTGTGTGGACCTCCTACCTTACTATTATATTCACACAATATCCTTACAGTAATAGCAGCAAATACTTTCAGGTGAAATCCTGCTATTGTTATTGTCTGTGATGAATTTGTGTCTTCTCGTTTGCTAAATGAAATTTGGCAACTGAAACAAAGGCCAGTAGTATCTCACTACAACACAGGAGCAGAACAACAAGAAGAGTTTTGCAGATGAGTAGAAAAAGCTTGGAAGCTTCAGAGCTGACATTTTTAATATGTCTGTTCTTCCACCAACAATTGCAATGCTGCAAATGcttctttaaaaacatctttctgtaGTAGTATGTGTTATGCTTTGGAAGCTCTGCTCTTTTGATTTGTCATAGAAAACAAATTTCCCTTTCACAGTAGTTCGTGACCTTGAAAATGATAAGGTGACTTTTATTAATAAGGAACTAGTCTTGGAGACTGTTAGTGTTAGAATAAAATGTTCAGCTTCTTAAAATGTTAAATACTTCTCTCACATTGCTTTATTAACACACtccaacaaaacaaagaaaaaaattaggaatgTACTGTGATTTCCTGGATAAGTCAAGAGGCTGTGCAACTTGGCACATAAGTCATAAAAACTAACCCTTTTTATAAGATAATtgtaaaaaatgctttttttgtcaTGAATTATAGAACAAAGTCCTTTCTGCTGACTACATCACTGAATTCCAGTGTAAGGACTTCTCACACATAAATCTCGCTACACAGTAAATTGGAAAACTCACAAGTAATTCCCAAGTGTTCAAATGAAAACGTGCACTCTGAATGCATGTGTAGTAGTACATAATATAGGAATTTAGAGTCCAGCTTTACAGAACCAAAACTGTAGGCAAGAGTCCAACAGCAGAAGTTGTTTTAGctctagttttctttttaaatcatcaACACTAATGACGAACCCTTACCAGTGGGATTCTTGGAAATCATATTTTAAACACTGTATGGAAAACACTGTTTTCTCTCAGGGGTTTAAGCACTGTCTACCATGATCAACTTGATGCTGTGGCATTTAACtcataaataagaaaaaaaatcagagttaaCAAAAGTAAAGTTCTGACCATTCACAGAGACACCACTTCTGCTCATCAGTCCTCAGTGAAAGTCACAGACTTTGGACCTGTGGCATATCTGTGCTGATCACTAGAATAGATCACCTCTGAAGAAGGATCATGCCTGAACTGCCTGGCTCGAAGCAGGAGAGATGGAATGCTAAACCCAGGGATGGAATATGCTGAACACCAAAGTGTGAAGGCCAGAGATGGAAAGCTTCCATCCATACCAGAGACTTTCTTTCTTTAGGAAAACCAGACAACTGATGTATTTGTTCACTGGAGGAAATATATCCCAGTAAGGAAAGGAAGGACATAAAGTGCATCTCTGAGACAAAATGCACATTTGGCTACTTGTTATCACTTCAATTAAAGCTAAAAGCCAGGTTAAAACATGCACAGTTTATATTTTGCATCTTTATTGCTCTGTCTTTCTATATGCTTTGTATAATATacattttttgtgctgttctgtCTGTGTGACCATCTTGCTTACATCGATATTTTAATATGAATAAATATACTTTCATTTACCTCTGAAACAGCTAATCGCATAGGCTACCCTTTCCTGCACATTTTACTACTGATAACTTGTGATAGGCATTCGGTCCTTCAACCTGGTGAGCTTCTCATGCTATGTCCTAATGCTGTATTTTTGATATTCAAAGGAACATTCAAAGGACAAGCTTGTTTTATCCTGCAAGACTATTATTGACAACCACCCACAATGTGGGTTGAAATATCTTGTAACAAAACTAAATTTATTCAGTTTTTATGACAGAAAATTTTGTCCTGTGATTAGATCTCAGCAACACAAAAGCATTTAGACACATTTCTTGTAATGATATCAAATAATATACACAGCTCCACTTTAATGGTTTTTGGTTTTAACTTCAGCTCAGATTCAAGGGAAACTTTGAAGCCCAAAAACCAGGTTTATTTTAATCTGAGAGAAAAATTAGCCACTCAAAAATGGTCTGACAAATTTATGTCAAACTCTAAGTTCTAGGAAGtacaaaatgccttttttttaacatagttTGTTTCACAAAAAAGCACAATGTTTTATTTGCTAGTGTCCTTTGCAATTTAGTTACCTCAGTTACCTCATCAGTTTGCTCTAGAAGCCATTTCTATAGTAAAGTGATTCTTTTGTAGACAGCTGATACCATCATCATGATCCAAAAGCGCAGGAACTATTACAGACATGCAATActgttttaataaaagaaaatactttaaatttctAATAAACATACCCAGAGTTTTCTTTCAATGCTCCAGAACACCTTAAGTAGAAGTTTTACTTCTTCTGGCTCTCTTTAACTTTGAATAACCTTCTTCTTTCTGCTTACAAAAAcaagataaacagaaaagggcAAAAGCCAATAAAGCAAATGAAGCAGCAATACTAAGCTAAAAGTTCAACtaaaaaaagttgtttctgATTGAAATTCTTAGTTGAATAAGaagcaattaataaaaatttctgttttctaatataaataatttgaagtATGTTTATAAGTACAGTGGCTAAATAATTAGGAACATGGCTACTTTGAAAATACCCTTTATATGTTGGCAACCATGACTTTCAAAACCAGCTGTCATTTCTGATGATCAGTAATGACAAAGGCTTTTTCTTCAGAGATGTGTTTAGCAGCCTCCCCAATTAGCACCATTATATTTTAATAGGGGGACAGGAGGAATCAGCCCAATAAGCATCAGAGAGTCCATCCCGACCCCAATTAACAGACAAGCCTCTTTTCTATTCCTGACACACCAACGAAACTTCCTGAGAGCTGTGCATCCACCTCTCTTGAGtccagcagtggcagcactgcagtggcAGTGTGACAGTGAGAACTTGCTGTGTCCTGACACTTCCCAAAAGTAGCTTGCAGGGCTCAGGCAGGTACCTGTGCTACTCACAGCCTGCCTGGAGAGCGAGGAATGCATGGGGCACTTCTGACTCCTGACTAGGACAGGGCAGAGCCCCTTCCCCATTCCAAcagtgctgccagagcagctaCAAGCTCTCCAAGCTCACAAGCCCTGGTGTGTCTGAGtcattcccagcagcaggcaaAGGACTTCACTAATTCATATTGTGGTGAAAGTCTCCCCTCAAAACCCAGACCCCTGGAGTTGTTATTCCTAAAAACAGCTATTTTTagttgctgtttttcttctctttgtgaGAGTGACTCTACTGCTGtagcactgcagtgctgggccTGTAACCACTGACTCAGTTGTGGCCCTGTGGAAGggcctttcccagctgcagttGGATGGGGCCAGCTtagagcagctgggctggctcttCCCACACAGACTCCTCTCTTCCTTGCTGCAGCTCGAGCTCTGGGGTATGAGTGTGTTCCTGCAGGAGGCCCCTGCACTGGCCTTTTCTGATCTGCACGGAGAACACAGACTGTGTTCCTTTAATTACAGTTAAAACATCCTGAATTGCCTTGTACTTGGCTTTAAAAGCATAACtaaacaaaaagtaatttctacAGAATATTGCTAAAGTCCTTGAGATGAAAATCTCACAGAGCCACTGAAAATGCCCAGTTATATTGGGCAGGACAGAACTTTTCTGTAGAATCAGAAAATCTGTTTCAGAAACAGTAACATCATTAAACATTTCAGTAGCATCTTTTGCTGGagacaaacattttaaatgaactCTTCAAGTGACAGTCTCATACCCAATGGTTACTGTTACTTTTATCCTGGTTAAGGTTAATTTTATCCAGATAGGTCAGTAAGATTTCTTAGCCTGCCCATTTTAATTGGAACATacaaaaaatttttaaatattttttttgtctcttaatTCAGGTCCTTCTGGACTAGATTAAGGAGTGTATGTGTGTGGGGAGGTTTACCTGTCTTCTTCTGGCACAACTTTTCTTTACAGATGCTTCCATGTTGCTCTCCTTGACTGGCAAAGTCGGTTTTGAGGTCAGTGTTTCACAGGTCAGATACTTGTTCCCTGTAATCATCTTAAAGCACAGAAGTTTATACCTTCATTAGAAAAACACCCCACAACATTTTGAACAAGATCtctaacttttaaaattacctgCTTTTTCAAAAGGTGCCCTCATCACACAAAACTGAGATAACCCACTAAATTACATTGTATAGATGAAAAACATGATAAGCCCAAGACATTTCATCCAGGTACCCAATGTATGGAATATCATCCTTGTAAAAATTACACTGAAATCAGCTcaactattttttaattgaaatgtagggagaagcacagaaaaattagGTGGTAAAGTACTTCTAGCTGTCACCTAATCATAACTCTTACTCAAAATAGAGCTAACTTCAAAGATAGATCACCTTGCTTTGGGTCCCATTCAGTCAAGTTCTGAGAAAATGGAAGGCTAGCAAACTCAAAAACCTCTCTCTGCAACTTGTTCTAGTAGCTGACTAGCTGTTCTCAcactgaggatttttttcctcatgtccagagggatttttttcctgttgcaacTTGTGCTTTTTGTGAAATTATAATTAAACTTGTATTTGCAAAACTTACATGTTTGTCTAACAGCACAATGCCTTACACACAACTGCTGTCAGCACTACACAATTGATGAGGTTTGAGATTCATTCcaggaggaaggaaatattccatttttgtggttttatatGGAGACTGAACACCAAAAAAATGTCACCATGTTAACCTCACACAGACCTGGATAAACTGtctaaaacaaaggaaaactaaTTACACCACCATAAAAGTCTCAAATTAAAGATGtgtttatttcaaaaaacacagcaaatcaTCTTccctttcagggaaaaaaaaaaaaaaccagcagtggCTGAAAACATTAAGTTATATGGTATAATTTTAGGAAACTATTGAGAGTGATGGTAGAACATGATGAAAGTCATGCTCTTTATTGCTTAACGTTGTTTTTGAATTTGTGGGAAGCAGTGAGAATGAGCCCTTTACTCTACCTGTTCAAAGTTAGGTTTGGAATGATGACTGGTTGTCTCAGCAGTACAGTCCTTAGAGTGGcatgctgctttgttttcttcacttttagCCATGCACACTGTATCTTTGAAGACAGATTCATGAATATTTAACCTAGATCCTTTATTTGATCTCTTTGTTTGTTGCAGTGACAAACAGGAATTTGTCATTTCACTGTCTAATTTACAAATCTGCAAATGCACTTCCGTCGACTGGTGTTGTTTCTCAAGAAATTGAGCAGTATTTTGACTTGTAaactttttcccccttcttgcACTGGAAGTAAAAGATTCATGTGTATGCAGACATGGACTGGTGTTTGATTTCTGAAGCACTGGCCCAACATTCTTAAGAAAGAATGGAGAATTTGCCTTTTTGTGATTGACTTCACTTGGATTCCCACCTGAAGCtaagttttcagaaaaatcagagttAGCCATTTGTCCACTAGACTGGGTTTTCCATCGGAATATGGGTGTACCatgttttgtgtgtgtcttCATGTTCTTTACCTGAAGCACGCTGTTGTCAGTAGGAGTTTTGACTGGCATATTTTGAATGTGTTTGAAAATCTGAGTTATGCTGGATTTGTGCACAGACAGCATAGAAGACGAAACACCCACACTTTTTATTGGTGAATGcctttcagcattttcctttttcttcctatcTGTTTGATTTGTGATCTTTCCATTCATTTGCATCaactttcctttgaaaattgGTATAATTTTGCTGACTTTTGGGAGCGTGGCTTCAACAGCTGAGTTTACAGGTGTTCCTGAAGATTTTGCAGTTGGTAACTGTGGAACACCTGGTATTTGCTTATTGCTCACTGATTTCTCTGTTGCTTCAATGCTAACCTCTCCTGTACTGTTactgctgctggaaaaactGTTTGTTCCTGGCTCTTTGATCAAACGCTCCATCCAGTGGCTGTTTTCCGTACTGCACGGTGAAGGAATTCCAGGCAAAGTAGGTTTTCTTGGAGGAGCCTGCGTTAGAGATACTACACAAACCATTTCACCGTCCAGTTTTGTATGCTTAGGTTTTATTTCCTGCAACACATCAAGAGCTGCTAAATTGAATAAACTGCATTTAACGATCTGATAGTGCCACCTAATGCATTGTTATATGGTATCAACCTAATAGACGTCACAACATATAAGAATACaattttgtgttttggattAGAATGACTATATTTTATAACAATATTTAGTTGTCACTATAAattaaggggttttttttatccTCCCCGAGTTTGGTGTTTACAAACTATGCTAGAATATCGTATTTCTCAGAAGGAAAGATTTAAATTACAGTAATTATCTTGGTTTAGTGCTTTCCAACTGGAAAATGTCTACCCCTTTTGAGAAGTTCTACAGAGGGTTTGACTGACAGGGCTCCTCATCTCTTAAGACTTCTAAGAGCATCTGTATTCTGAGCAAAAGACAGTTTGGATGTCTATAAAACTGCAGATGACACAGAGGACCCATTCTAGCTTTGATCACTGGAGAGACATAAACAGAAACTGCTTTCTGAAAGAGAATTATAGTATTTTAGAACCTCTGCAACTTCTGTCACTATTATTTGTTCAGAATTAATTacttcatttcttctttcacaCACTACTACCAAAGAAATTTGAGCCTTAGCCTTCGTCACAACCTCAAATTATAGGAGTTTTGATTACTTGCCTCCTTTTCATCACCAGATGTGGAGTAAATCTTACAGCTTGagtgttttaaaatgcttatgTCCACACAgtcctctttttatttttaaataaattgt is part of the Vidua chalybeata isolate OUT-0048 chromosome 1, bVidCha1 merged haplotype, whole genome shotgun sequence genome and encodes:
- the C1H18orf63 gene encoding uncharacterized protein C18orf63 homolog isoform X2; its protein translation is MNSTRHQSLFFVSLPELQKLCAATVTLSSQIPETEARTIQIKTCRQLLFLYQDILSAPVMGTLNQISVVMAIPFYETGICQAYVERHGATLEALQTVTPALLQTCLSYTLTARLAPRWNKAGHLLVQGKDFLSHSGRQNAVVIDLNVSERQLCISVEPCSIRLPPPELGDFDISANTVKLFDSNENTVIQQHSILSNWCYVLPSMKMGQIINISHIIPPESPFRSYKDFQMHWKSLYGYILPEDLEETKIYLSVYFKPIGERFFTYPLSCIRSQPVQYFPRTDAESVVSSFLSDMKSNFSQLCGFPVKMTSKALYATKELSRASVHEIKPKHTKLDGEMVCVVSLTQAPPRKPTLPGIPSPCSTENSHWMERLIKEPGTNSFSSSSNSTGEVSIEATEKSVSNKQIPGVPQLPTAKSSGTPVNSAVEATLPKVSKIIPIFKGKLMQMNGKITNQTDRKKKENAERHSPIKSVGVSSSMLSVHKSSITQIFKHIQNMPVKTPTDNSVLQVKNMKTHTKHGTPIFRWKTQSSGQMANSDFSENLASGGNPSEVNHKKANSPFFLKNVGPVLQKSNTSPCLHTHESFTSSARRGKKFTSQNTAQFLEKQHQSTEVHLQICKLDSEMTNSCLSLQQTKRSNKGSRLNIHESVFKDTVCMAKSEENKAACHSKDCTAETTSHHSKPNFEQMITGNKYLTCETLTSKPTLPVKESNMEASVKKSCARRRQKEEGYSKLKRARRSKTST
- the C1H18orf63 gene encoding uncharacterized protein C18orf63 homolog isoform X4 codes for the protein MLSVTNCRSQIPFYETGICQAYVERHGATLEALQTVTPALLQTCLSYTLTARLAPRWNKAGHLLVQGKDFLSHSGRQNAVVIDLNVSERQLCISVEPCSIRLPPPELGDFDISANTVKLFDSNENTVIQQHSILSNWCYVLPSMKMGQIINISHIIPPESPFRSYKDFQMHWKSLYGYILPEDLEETKIYLSVYFKPIGERFFTYPLSCIRSQPVQYFPRTDAESVVSSFLSDMKSNFSQLCGFPVKMTSKALYATKELSRASVHEIKPKHTKLDGEMVCVVSLTQAPPRKPTLPGIPSPCSTENSHWMERLIKEPGTNSFSSSSNSTGEVSIEATEKSVSNKQIPGVPQLPTAKSSGTPVNSAVEATLPKVSKIIPIFKGKLMQMNGKITNQTDRKKKENAERHSPIKSVGVSSSMLSVHKSSITQIFKHIQNMPVKTPTDNSVLQVKNMKTHTKHGTPIFRWKTQSSGQMANSDFSENLASGGNPSEVNHKKANSPFFLKNVGPVLQKSNTSPCLHTHESFTSSARRGKKFTSQNTAQFLEKQHQSTEVHLQICKLDSEMTNSCLSLQQTKRSNKGSRLNIHESVFKDTVCMAKSEENKAACHSKDCTAETTSHHSKPNFEQMITGNKYLTCETLTSKPTLPVKESNMEASVKKSCARRRQQKEEGYSKLKRARRSKTST